In Streptomyces ambofaciens ATCC 23877, a single genomic region encodes these proteins:
- a CDS encoding enolase C-terminal domain-like protein, translating to MDSNRTPRITDVDVVDVRFPTSRELDGSDAMNPDPDYSAAYVVLRTDADRGPDGPLEGHAFAFTIGRGNEVQTAAVAALREHVVGLSVDAVCADPGTVSRTLNGDSQLRWLGPEKGVMHMAVGAVVNAVWDLAARRAGKPVWKLLADAEPEWLADQVDYRYIEDTLSRADAVALLRTGKEGSAGREAHLRSHGYPAYTTSPGWLGHSDQKLVRLAKQAVADGFTQIKLKVGADLADDVRRLRTARAAVGPDVRIAVDANQRWNIGEAIDWTNALAESDPYWIEEPTSPDDILGHAAVRRAVAPVKVATGEHVHNRVVFKQLLQAEAIDVLQIDAARVGGVNENLAILLLAAAFGVPVCPHAGGVGLCELVRHLAMFDFVALSGTTDDRVIEYVDHLHEHFEDPAVVSDGRYTAPTMPGFSSRMRPETISTYRYPDGSFWAADLTGQGKDTRI from the coding sequence ATGGACAGCAACCGCACGCCGCGCATCACGGACGTCGACGTCGTCGACGTCCGCTTTCCCACCTCACGCGAACTCGACGGCTCCGACGCGATGAACCCGGACCCCGACTACTCGGCCGCCTACGTCGTCCTGCGCACCGACGCGGACCGGGGACCGGACGGCCCACTCGAGGGACACGCCTTCGCCTTCACCATCGGACGCGGCAACGAGGTCCAGACCGCCGCCGTCGCCGCGCTGCGCGAACACGTCGTCGGCCTGTCCGTGGACGCGGTCTGCGCCGACCCCGGCACGGTGAGCCGGACCCTGAACGGCGACAGCCAACTGCGTTGGCTCGGCCCGGAGAAGGGCGTGATGCACATGGCGGTCGGCGCCGTCGTCAACGCCGTGTGGGACCTGGCGGCCAGGCGGGCCGGCAAACCGGTGTGGAAACTCCTCGCCGACGCCGAGCCGGAATGGCTCGCCGACCAGGTGGACTACCGCTACATCGAGGACACGCTCAGCCGTGCGGACGCCGTCGCCCTGCTCCGCACGGGCAAGGAGGGTTCCGCCGGCCGCGAGGCGCACCTGCGGTCCCACGGATACCCGGCGTACACCACCTCCCCCGGCTGGCTCGGCCACTCCGACCAGAAGCTCGTCCGGCTGGCGAAGCAGGCCGTCGCCGACGGCTTCACCCAGATCAAGCTCAAGGTGGGTGCCGACCTCGCCGACGACGTGCGCAGGCTGCGCACGGCACGCGCGGCGGTCGGCCCGGACGTCCGCATCGCCGTCGACGCCAACCAGCGGTGGAACATCGGCGAGGCCATCGACTGGACCAACGCGCTGGCCGAGAGCGACCCGTACTGGATCGAGGAGCCCACCAGCCCCGACGACATCCTCGGCCACGCGGCCGTACGCCGGGCGGTGGCGCCCGTCAAGGTCGCCACCGGGGAACACGTGCACAACCGCGTCGTCTTCAAGCAACTGCTCCAGGCCGAAGCGATCGACGTGCTGCAGATCGACGCCGCACGAGTCGGAGGCGTCAACGAGAACCTGGCCATTCTGCTGCTCGCCGCCGCGTTCGGCGTCCCGGTCTGCCCGCACGCGGGCGGCGTCGGCCTGTGCGAACTGGTGCGCCACCTGGCGATGTTCGACTTCGTCGCCCTGAGCGGAACCACCGACGACCGGGTCATCGAGTACGTCGACCACCTGCACGAGCACTTCGAGGATCCCGCGGTCGTCTCCGACGGCCGCTACACGGCGCCCACGATGCCCGGCTTCTCGTCCCGGATGCGCCCCGAAACCATCAGCACGTACCGCTATCCCGACGGCTCCTTCTGGGCCGCCGACCTCACCGGTCAGGGGAAGGACACCCGCATATGA
- a CDS encoding fused MFS/spermidine synthase codes for MTVSSSSPATDGAPRTRGLGPRAAAGLVFGSSAAVLVVEIVALRLLAPYLGLTLETSTMVIGIALTAIALGSWLGGRLADQVDPRRLIGPALGLSGVVVALTPAVLRTTAEWAPAALLLIASLTILVPGALLSAVTPIVTKLRLTSLAETGTVVGRLSGVGTVGAIVGTVLTGFVLVSRLPVSGILIGLGTLLVLGSALVEWRTRGWSGTPALALVVVAGGLATVVAPGGCDTETKYHCARVVADPDRDSGRTLVLDGVRHSYVDIDDPTFLKFTYVRALASVVDAAFPEGEPLVAHHLGGGGLTFPRYLAAERPGTRSVVSEIDGGVVRVNRDLLGAGPRTGIDVRTEDGRLGLRRLDTGSRDLVVGDAFGGVSVPWHLTTVEAMTDVRRVLDEDGLYVANLIDHGDMAFARAEAATLGAVFEHVALVGEPADIGLDPTVTPDGGNLVLLASRRPVDLRAVQRALDARRTGWKTVTGGDLGSWTGDAQLLTDDHAPVDQLLQPAGSGSG; via the coding sequence GTGACCGTTTCGTCTTCCTCGCCCGCCACCGACGGCGCGCCGCGCACTCGCGGTCTGGGCCCCCGTGCCGCTGCCGGGCTGGTGTTCGGGTCCTCGGCCGCGGTGCTGGTGGTCGAGATCGTCGCTCTGCGGCTGCTGGCTCCCTATCTCGGTCTCACCCTCGAGACCAGCACCATGGTGATCGGGATCGCCCTCACCGCGATCGCCCTCGGCTCCTGGCTCGGTGGGCGCCTCGCCGACCAGGTCGATCCACGCCGGCTGATAGGCCCCGCCCTCGGGCTCTCGGGAGTGGTCGTGGCCCTCACCCCCGCGGTGCTGCGCACCACCGCGGAATGGGCGCCGGCGGCGCTGCTGCTGATCGCGTCGCTGACCATCCTCGTGCCGGGCGCCCTGCTCTCCGCGGTGACGCCGATCGTGACCAAGCTGCGTCTCACCAGCCTCGCCGAGACCGGAACGGTCGTCGGCCGGCTGTCCGGCGTCGGGACGGTCGGCGCCATCGTCGGCACCGTGCTGACCGGGTTCGTCCTCGTGTCGCGGTTGCCGGTCAGCGGCATACTGATCGGTCTCGGCACCCTGCTGGTGCTCGGCTCGGCGCTGGTCGAGTGGCGGACACGCGGGTGGAGCGGCACGCCCGCCCTGGCGCTCGTGGTCGTGGCCGGTGGTCTCGCCACCGTCGTCGCACCCGGCGGCTGCGACACGGAGACCAAGTACCACTGCGCACGGGTCGTCGCCGATCCCGACCGGGACAGCGGCCGCACCCTCGTGCTGGACGGCGTCCGGCACTCCTACGTCGACATCGACGACCCGACCTTCCTGAAGTTCACGTACGTGCGCGCCCTCGCCTCGGTGGTCGACGCCGCCTTCCCCGAAGGGGAGCCGCTCGTCGCCCACCACTTGGGCGGCGGCGGGCTCACCTTCCCCCGCTACCTCGCGGCCGAACGGCCCGGAACGCGCAGCGTGGTGTCCGAGATCGACGGCGGGGTCGTGCGCGTCAACCGAGACCTGCTCGGTGCGGGACCACGGACCGGCATCGACGTGCGCACCGAGGACGGCAGGCTCGGTCTTCGGCGACTGGACACCGGCAGCCGCGACCTTGTCGTCGGCGACGCCTTCGGGGGCGTCAGCGTGCCGTGGCACCTCACGACGGTGGAGGCGATGACGGACGTCCGGCGGGTGCTCGACGAGGACGGCCTCTACGTCGCCAACCTCATCGATCACGGCGACATGGCCTTCGCCCGCGCCGAAGCCGCCACGTTGGGCGCGGTCTTCGAGCACGTCGCCCTCGTCGGCGAACCGGCCGACATCGGCCTGGACCCGACCGTCACCCCCGACGGCGGCAACCTGGTGCTCCTCGCCTCCCGCCGGCCGGTCGACCTGCGCGCGGTCCAGCGGGCGCTGGACGCCCGGCGAACCGGATGGAAGACCGTCACCGGCGGCGACCTCGGCTCCTGGACCGGCGACGCCCAACTGCTCACCGACGACCACGCACCGGTCGACCAGCTCCTCCAGCCCGCAGGCTCGGGGAGTGGGTAG
- a CDS encoding ABC transporter ATP-binding protein → MATKDDQRPTPGRSAVVLALRHYGMELLRQRRTALPALLLPAVGNIGIRYVAPLLIAKLAGQAADGGITVASALPYVLGFGAVLLLAEGVWRIGQHCLNRVDARGSEHLYVLGMDELLAKDAAFFHDNFAGSLTKRVLSFGRRFEDFVDTLTYRIVGSLVPLVFGAVVLWHYEPLLVVGLLLMIALTVVAAAPLIRRRQALVNEREVAVARVSGHVADSLVNMETIRAFAAERREADEHRRRVAEARRLTLRSWDYGNLRVDTLVAPMSVLTNVLGLLVAIAFAGSGQGVEGIVVAFTYYSNATQIMFEFNQIYRRLESSMTEAAQFTELLLEPPTVLDPADPEPLAPGDAGIRFEAVTFAHAGAKPIFRGLDLDVPGGARIGLVGRSGGGKTTLTRLLLRMADLDAGRILIGGQDISRLRQAELRSLIAYVPQEPAMFHRTLRDNIAFARPGATDEEIHAAAAAAHVTEFADQLPEGFATLVGERGVKLSGGQRQRVALARALLRDAPVLLLDEATSALDSESELLVQDALWRLMEGRTALVVAHRLSTVAGMDRLVVLDHGSVVEQGTHEELLASAGAYAKLWQHQSGGFLGESADPAPDEVPPAGRLPGLPAPLGSAPDTSRRATPPARTSSGPV, encoded by the coding sequence ATGGCGACAAAAGATGACCAGAGGCCGACGCCGGGCAGGAGCGCGGTCGTTCTCGCGCTGCGCCACTACGGCATGGAACTGCTCCGACAACGACGAACGGCTCTGCCCGCCCTGCTGCTGCCGGCCGTGGGGAACATCGGCATCCGCTACGTCGCCCCCCTGCTGATCGCCAAACTGGCGGGCCAGGCCGCCGACGGCGGCATCACCGTCGCCTCGGCGCTGCCGTACGTCCTGGGATTCGGTGCCGTGCTGCTGCTCGCCGAAGGCGTGTGGCGGATCGGGCAGCACTGTCTGAACCGCGTGGACGCCCGCGGCTCCGAGCACCTGTACGTGCTCGGCATGGACGAACTCCTCGCCAAGGACGCGGCGTTCTTCCACGACAACTTCGCCGGCTCCCTGACGAAGCGGGTGTTGAGCTTCGGCCGGCGCTTCGAGGACTTCGTGGACACCCTGACGTACCGGATCGTCGGCAGCCTCGTGCCCCTGGTCTTCGGGGCCGTCGTGCTCTGGCACTACGAACCGCTGCTCGTCGTCGGCCTCCTCCTGATGATCGCGCTGACGGTGGTCGCCGCAGCCCCTCTCATCCGTCGCCGGCAGGCCCTCGTCAACGAGCGCGAGGTGGCCGTCGCCCGAGTCTCCGGACACGTCGCCGACAGTCTCGTGAACATGGAGACCATCCGGGCGTTCGCCGCCGAGCGCCGGGAGGCCGACGAACACCGCAGGCGCGTCGCGGAAGCGCGGCGCCTGACGCTGAGGTCGTGGGACTACGGCAACCTGCGCGTCGACACGCTGGTCGCCCCCATGTCCGTGCTGACGAACGTGCTGGGCCTCCTGGTGGCCATCGCCTTCGCGGGCTCGGGTCAGGGAGTGGAGGGGATCGTCGTCGCCTTCACCTACTACTCCAACGCGACCCAGATCATGTTCGAGTTCAACCAGATCTACCGGCGTCTGGAGAGCTCGATGACCGAGGCCGCGCAGTTCACCGAGCTGCTGCTGGAACCTCCCACCGTGCTGGACCCGGCCGACCCCGAACCCCTCGCGCCGGGGGACGCCGGCATCCGCTTCGAGGCGGTGACCTTCGCCCACGCCGGAGCGAAGCCGATCTTCCGAGGCCTGGACCTGGACGTCCCCGGCGGCGCGCGGATCGGACTCGTCGGCCGGTCCGGCGGCGGCAAGACGACACTCACCCGACTCTTGCTGAGGATGGCGGACCTCGACGCCGGCCGCATCCTGATCGGCGGTCAGGACATCAGCCGGCTCCGCCAGGCCGAGCTGCGCTCACTGATCGCCTACGTACCCCAGGAACCCGCGATGTTCCACCGCACCCTGCGGGACAACATCGCCTTCGCCCGGCCCGGCGCCACCGACGAGGAGATCCACGCGGCGGCCGCGGCCGCGCACGTCACGGAGTTCGCGGATCAGCTCCCGGAGGGCTTCGCCACGCTGGTGGGGGAGAGGGGGGTGAAGCTGTCCGGCGGTCAGCGCCAACGGGTCGCGCTGGCCAGGGCATTGCTGCGCGACGCCCCGGTCCTGCTGCTCGACGAGGCCACCAGCGCGCTGGACTCGGAGAGCGAGCTCCTCGTCCAGGACGCTCTGTGGCGGCTGATGGAGGGACGCACGGCCCTCGTGGTCGCCCACCGGCTGAGCACCGTGGCCGGCATGGACCGGCTCGTCGTCCTCGACCACGGCAGCGTCGTCGAGCAGGGCACCCACGAGGAACTGCTCGCCTCGGCGGGCGCCTACGCCAAGCTGTGGCAGCACCAGTCGGGCGGCTTCCTCGGCGAGAGCGCCGATCCGGCCCCGGACGAGGTCCCGCCCGCGGGCCGCCTCCCCGGCCTGCCGGCACCGCTCGGGTCCGCGCCGGACACGAGTCGCCGAGCCACACCACCGGCGCGGACCAGCTCCGGCCCGGTGTGA
- the rph gene encoding rifamycin-inactivating phosphotransferase produces the protein MTERYVWDLREVDETRTAVVGGKGAHLGALSRIDGIHVPGGFCVTTAAFRRIMAETPSVEEDIARLSCLEPDDTEAIRTLSARIRRTVEETAVPDDLAKAITCALARHGDRAAYAVRSSATAEDLPTASFAGQQDTYLNVIGSTAVLRHISRCWASLFTERAVIYRRRNAIDHRTVHMAVVVQQMVFPQAAGVLFTADPVTGNRRVATVDAGFGLGEALVSGLVNPDVFTVRDGVLVARTIAGKRRAVEALPDGGTREVAVDPGRQDQPALTDAQVTSLVRLGRRIEERFGRPQDIEWCLAEEGFRILQSRPITTLFPVPERCDQRNRVYLSVGHQQMMTDPMKPLGISVWQLTAMAPMHEAGGRLFVDATQRLAAPASRAGLLDVVGRGDPLTRDALESLLARDDFVLSSTDAGSGGRPTARTGVSAPVEADPAVVSELIARSQASLTALRRDIRTKSGPALFDFLLEAFEEHRRVLGDPLSMRVIMAGMEATWWLNDKLSEWLGEESAADTLTLSVPDNVTSEMGLALLDVADVIRPLPEVVAFLQRVEDEDFLDELAKLPGGTAARDAVEAYLDRYGMRCVGEIDITRPRWRERPTTLVPVILDHVRNFGPGVAQRRFEEGRQRAQRKEQDVLSRLRALPDGGEKADRTKRMIDRVRTFAGYREYPKYDVVSRYFVYKQALLEEAGRLVRAGVLAEQEDIYHLTFQELHDVVRSRRLDEHLVRRRKDAFRSYQALTPPRVLTSDGEAVTGKYRRKGVPAGALVGLPVSAGTVEGRARVVLDMGEADLEAGDILVTACTDPSWSPLFAGIAGLVTEVGGSMTHGSVIAREYGLPAVVGVERATRLIRDGQRVRVHGTRGYVELLA, from the coding sequence ATGACGGAGCGGTACGTGTGGGATCTTCGAGAGGTCGACGAGACGCGGACAGCGGTCGTCGGCGGCAAGGGCGCGCACCTGGGCGCGTTGTCGCGGATCGACGGCATCCACGTGCCGGGTGGCTTCTGCGTGACGACGGCGGCCTTCCGCCGGATCATGGCGGAGACACCGTCGGTCGAGGAGGACATCGCCCGGTTGTCGTGCTTGGAGCCGGACGACACGGAGGCCATCCGTACGCTGAGCGCACGCATCCGCCGGACCGTCGAAGAGACCGCCGTCCCGGACGATCTCGCGAAGGCGATCACGTGCGCGCTGGCCCGGCACGGGGACCGGGCCGCCTACGCCGTCCGGTCCAGTGCGACGGCGGAGGACCTGCCGACCGCCTCCTTCGCCGGCCAGCAGGACACCTACCTGAACGTCATCGGCTCGACGGCGGTCCTGCGGCACATCAGCCGCTGCTGGGCGTCGCTGTTCACCGAGCGGGCCGTGATCTATCGCCGACGCAACGCCATCGACCACCGTACGGTCCACATGGCCGTGGTCGTGCAGCAGATGGTCTTCCCGCAGGCGGCCGGTGTCCTGTTCACGGCCGACCCGGTCACGGGCAACCGCAGGGTCGCCACCGTGGACGCCGGTTTCGGCCTCGGTGAGGCCCTGGTCTCCGGACTGGTGAACCCCGACGTCTTCACAGTGCGGGACGGTGTGCTCGTCGCCAGGACCATCGCAGGCAAGCGGCGTGCCGTGGAGGCTCTGCCGGACGGCGGTACGCGGGAGGTGGCGGTCGACCCGGGACGGCAGGACCAGCCGGCGCTGACCGACGCGCAGGTCACGAGCCTGGTACGGCTGGGGCGGCGGATCGAGGAGCGTTTCGGACGCCCGCAGGACATCGAGTGGTGTCTGGCCGAGGAGGGGTTCCGGATCCTTCAGAGCCGTCCGATCACGACGCTGTTCCCCGTTCCGGAGCGCTGCGACCAGCGCAACCGCGTCTATCTCTCCGTCGGACACCAGCAGATGATGACGGACCCCATGAAGCCCTTGGGCATCTCCGTGTGGCAGCTGACGGCCATGGCACCGATGCACGAGGCGGGCGGGCGGCTGTTCGTCGACGCCACCCAGCGCCTGGCCGCGCCCGCGAGCCGTGCCGGCCTCCTGGACGTCGTGGGCAGAGGCGATCCGCTGACCAGGGACGCGTTGGAGTCCCTCCTCGCCCGCGACGACTTCGTGCTGTCGTCCACGGACGCCGGCTCCGGCGGCCGGCCCACCGCCCGAACCGGCGTCTCCGCCCCGGTCGAGGCGGATCCTGCCGTCGTCAGCGAGCTGATCGCGCGCAGCCAGGCGTCGCTCACGGCCCTCAGGCGCGACATCCGGACGAAGTCCGGGCCGGCGCTGTTCGACTTCCTGCTGGAGGCCTTCGAGGAGCACAGACGAGTCCTCGGCGATCCGCTGAGCATGCGGGTGATCATGGCGGGGATGGAGGCCACCTGGTGGCTCAACGACAAGCTGTCGGAGTGGCTGGGGGAGGAGAGCGCGGCTGACACGCTGACGTTGTCCGTCCCCGACAACGTCACGTCGGAGATGGGACTGGCGTTGCTCGACGTGGCGGATGTGATCCGCCCGCTCCCGGAGGTGGTGGCGTTCCTGCAGCGCGTCGAGGACGAGGACTTCCTGGACGAGTTGGCCAAGCTCCCGGGCGGGACCGCGGCGCGCGACGCGGTCGAGGCGTACCTCGACCGGTACGGCATGCGGTGCGTCGGCGAGATCGACATCACGAGGCCGCGCTGGCGCGAGCGTCCGACCACCCTCGTGCCCGTGATCCTGGACCACGTCAGGAACTTCGGGCCGGGCGTCGCCCAACGGCGGTTCGAGGAAGGTCGGCAGCGGGCGCAGCGGAAGGAACAGGACGTGCTGTCACGCCTGCGGGCCCTGCCGGACGGCGGGGAGAAGGCCGACCGGACCAAGCGGATGATCGATCGAGTCCGCACCTTCGCCGGATACCGGGAGTACCCGAAGTACGACGTCGTCAGCCGCTACTTCGTCTACAAGCAGGCCCTCCTGGAGGAGGCCGGGCGTCTCGTGCGGGCCGGCGTGCTCGCTGAGCAGGAGGACATCTACCACCTCACGTTCCAGGAGCTCCACGACGTCGTGCGCTCGCGCCGGCTGGACGAGCACCTCGTCCGGCGGCGCAAGGACGCCTTCCGGTCGTACCAGGCGCTCACACCGCCCCGGGTGCTCACCTCGGACGGCGAGGCCGTCACCGGGAAGTACCGGCGGAAGGGTGTACCGGCCGGCGCCCTGGTCGGCCTGCCGGTCTCCGCCGGTACCGTCGAGGGGCGGGCTCGTGTCGTCCTCGACATGGGCGAGGCCGATCTCGAAGCGGGCGACATCCTGGTCACAGCCTGCACGGACCCCAGTTGGTCCCCCCTGTTCGCCGGGATCGCGGGCCTGGTGACGGAGGTGGGCGGTTCGATGACCCATGGCTCGGTCATCGCCCGGGAGTACGGTCTGCCCGCCGTCGTGGGCGTGGAGCGGGCCACCCGGCTGATCCGGGACGGGCAGCGCGTCCGCGTCCACGGAACCCGGGGGTACGTCGAACTCCTGGCCTGA
- a CDS encoding DUF4190 domain-containing protein produces MATYSRTSAHKSSRTSGLAIAGLVCGIVGLFLLPIILGPLAIIFGAVAMRQTGSAMAKWAIGLGIVDIILMIVMFTVAANNGGSFTWTVG; encoded by the coding sequence ATGGCGACCTACAGCCGAACGAGCGCGCACAAGTCGAGCCGGACGAGCGGACTGGCGATCGCGGGACTGGTCTGCGGCATCGTCGGCCTGTTCCTGCTGCCGATCATCCTGGGCCCGCTGGCCATCATCTTCGGTGCCGTGGCGATGCGCCAGACCGGCTCCGCCATGGCGAAGTGGGCCATCGGTCTCGGAATCGTCGACATCATTCTCATGATCGTCATGTTCACCGTCGCGGCCAACAACGGTGGCAGCTTCACCTGGACCGTGGGCTGA
- a CDS encoding helix-turn-helix transcriptional regulator has protein sequence MDNREEVREFLTSRRARITPEQADLPAGPRRRVPGLRRSEVAALADMSVEYYAKLERGSLAGASPAVLEALARALRLDDAERAHLLHLAQAADGSDVLARPRRRATTRQWTPHRSLQWTLDAVTAGPAVVTNGRMDILAANALGRAFYTDLFAHAGNQRNLARFNFLDPAARTFYPDWDLFADMAVAILRREAGRDPHDKDLHDLVGELSTRSDDFRARWGAHDVRRHGTGTKRFRHPAVGDLTLAYESLDLAAEPGLSMTVYTAEPGSASEEGLRLLASLAATEEATSAVPGTPGVD, from the coding sequence ATGGACAACCGCGAGGAGGTCCGCGAGTTCCTCACCTCGCGGCGGGCAAGGATCACCCCTGAGCAGGCGGATCTTCCGGCCGGCCCCAGGCGGCGCGTGCCGGGGCTGCGCAGGAGCGAGGTCGCCGCGCTGGCCGACATGAGCGTCGAGTACTACGCGAAACTGGAGCGCGGCAGTCTCGCGGGCGCCTCCCCGGCCGTCCTGGAAGCCCTCGCCCGGGCGCTGCGCCTCGACGACGCCGAACGGGCCCACCTCCTGCACCTCGCCCAGGCGGCCGACGGCTCGGACGTTCTCGCCCGGCCACGGCGCCGTGCCACCACGCGGCAGTGGACGCCGCACCGCAGCCTCCAGTGGACCCTCGACGCGGTCACCGCCGGACCCGCGGTCGTGACCAACGGACGCATGGACATCCTGGCCGCCAACGCGCTCGGACGCGCGTTCTACACCGACCTCTTCGCCCATGCCGGGAACCAGCGGAATCTCGCCCGCTTCAACTTCCTCGACCCCGCCGCCCGGACCTTCTATCCCGACTGGGACCTCTTCGCGGACATGGCGGTGGCCATCCTGCGCCGCGAGGCCGGACGCGACCCGCACGACAAGGACCTGCACGACCTCGTCGGGGAGCTCTCCACCCGCAGTGACGACTTCCGCGCCCGCTGGGGCGCCCACGACGTCCGGCGCCACGGCACCGGCACCAAGCGCTTCCGGCACCCGGCCGTCGGCGACCTCACCCTCGCCTACGAATCCCTCGACCTGGCCGCCGAGCCCGGACTCAGCATGACCGTCTACACCGCCGAGCCCGGCTCCGCGTCGGAGGAGGGACTCCGGCTGCTCGCCTCCCTGGCCGCCACCGAGGAAGCCACCTCTGCCGTGCCGGGGACGCCTGGGGTGGACTGA
- a CDS encoding zinc-dependent alcohol dehydrogenase family protein: MRGAVIHAPGDVRFETVDDARILKPTDAVIRTAVTCVCGSDLWPYRGAEPTEHAHPMGHEYVGFVEEVGGDVTSVRPGQFVVGSFATSDNTCANCRNGFQSNCLNREFMSTCQAEYVRIPNAQGTLVATDDVPDERFWPGLLAVSDVMGTGWWAADAAQVEPGSTAVVVGDGAVGLCAVIAAKEMGAERIIAMSRHEPRQKLAREFGATDIVTERGDEGVARIKDLTGGIGADSVLECVGTAQAMRQALHSARPGGSVGFVGVPHEVAVDGQELFFSHVGLRGGPAPVRRYLPDLIEQVLSGRIDPGKVFDLTLPLDQVAEGYKAMDERRAIKTLLTP; this comes from the coding sequence ATGCGCGGAGCAGTGATCCACGCCCCCGGTGACGTACGGTTCGAGACCGTGGACGACGCCAGGATCCTCAAGCCCACCGACGCGGTCATCCGGACGGCCGTGACCTGCGTGTGCGGCTCGGACCTGTGGCCCTACCGCGGTGCGGAGCCGACCGAGCACGCGCACCCGATGGGCCACGAGTACGTCGGCTTCGTGGAGGAGGTCGGCGGCGACGTCACGTCCGTCAGGCCGGGCCAGTTCGTCGTCGGCTCGTTCGCGACCTCGGACAACACCTGCGCCAACTGCCGCAACGGCTTCCAGTCCAACTGCCTGAACCGCGAGTTCATGAGCACCTGCCAGGCCGAGTACGTCCGCATCCCCAACGCCCAGGGCACCCTGGTCGCCACCGACGACGTCCCGGACGAGCGCTTCTGGCCCGGTCTGCTCGCCGTCTCCGACGTCATGGGCACCGGCTGGTGGGCCGCCGACGCCGCACAGGTCGAGCCCGGCTCCACCGCCGTGGTCGTGGGGGACGGCGCGGTCGGCCTGTGCGCGGTGATCGCGGCCAAGGAGATGGGCGCGGAGCGGATCATCGCGATGAGCCGCCACGAGCCGCGTCAGAAGCTGGCCCGTGAGTTCGGCGCCACGGACATCGTCACCGAGCGCGGCGACGAGGGCGTCGCCCGGATCAAGGACCTCACCGGCGGGATCGGCGCCGACAGCGTACTGGAGTGCGTGGGCACCGCCCAGGCCATGCGGCAGGCCCTGCACTCCGCGCGCCCCGGCGGCAGTGTCGGCTTCGTCGGTGTCCCGCACGAGGTCGCCGTCGACGGCCAGGAGCTGTTCTTCTCCCACGTCGGCCTGCGCGGTGGACCCGCCCCGGTCCGCCGCTACCTGCCCGACCTGATCGAGCAGGTCCTGTCGGGCCGGATCGACCCGGGCAAGGTCTTCGACCTCACCCTGCCCCTGGACCAGGTCGCCGAGGGATACAAGGCGATGGACGAGCGCCGCGCCATCAAGACCCTCCTCACACCCTGA
- a CDS encoding (R)-mandelonitrile lyase: MQITRSSINTVKGPADWFTGDVYIDAVAAAPPPSRVSANLVHFMPGARTHWHRHPLSQTVFVTEGVGLCQRRGGPVEVIRPGDRVLFEADEEHWHGAAPNRLMVHLAINEADADHDVVHWLTPVTDEEYAAAPATD; this comes from the coding sequence GTGCAGATCACCCGCAGTTCGATCAACACCGTCAAGGGCCCGGCCGACTGGTTCACCGGGGACGTCTACATCGACGCCGTCGCCGCCGCGCCCCCGCCCTCCCGGGTCAGCGCCAACCTGGTGCACTTCATGCCGGGCGCCCGCACCCACTGGCACCGCCATCCGCTGAGCCAGACCGTCTTCGTCACCGAGGGCGTCGGCCTGTGCCAGCGCCGCGGCGGACCGGTCGAGGTCATCCGGCCCGGCGACCGCGTGCTGTTCGAGGCCGACGAGGAGCACTGGCACGGTGCGGCGCCGAACCGGCTCATGGTCCACCTGGCCATCAACGAGGCGGACGCCGACCACGACGTCGTCCACTGGCTGACCCCCGTGACCGACGAGGAGTACGCCGCCGCCCCGGCCACGGACTGA
- a CDS encoding IclR family transcriptional regulator: protein MSGKDGPTLISSVQRAFRLMEAVGAHEGGAPAKQLARETGLAPATTYHLLRTMVHDGYVRKLDDGTFVLGEKLGALHGGSREQAALSRVRPTLAELRDGLSAAAYLTFYEDGEIRVAEIVDGPKAPRVDLWVGFEDAGHATALGKCVLRELDAEARADYLSRHALNDLTPRTITYRAELLRRLEAAAQGPAVTDVEEYALGTACVAVPVRQGDTIGALGISVRAGRTDRLEGAVTRLVATAERVSRGLSLTI from the coding sequence ATGAGTGGTAAGGACGGCCCCACGCTCATCTCGTCGGTGCAGCGAGCCTTCCGGCTGATGGAAGCCGTCGGTGCGCACGAGGGCGGCGCCCCGGCCAAACAGCTGGCACGCGAGACCGGGCTGGCGCCGGCCACCACCTACCACCTCCTGCGGACGATGGTGCACGACGGCTACGTGCGCAAACTCGACGACGGCACCTTTGTCCTCGGCGAGAAGCTGGGCGCGCTGCACGGAGGCAGCCGCGAGCAGGCGGCGCTCAGCAGGGTCCGTCCGACGCTCGCGGAGCTGCGCGACGGACTGTCGGCCGCCGCCTACCTGACCTTCTACGAGGACGGTGAGATCCGGGTCGCGGAGATCGTGGACGGTCCGAAGGCCCCGCGTGTCGATCTGTGGGTCGGCTTCGAGGACGCGGGACACGCCACGGCGCTCGGCAAGTGCGTACTGCGCGAGCTGGACGCGGAGGCCCGCGCCGACTACCTCTCCCGCCACGCGCTGAACGACCTCACCCCTCGCACCATCACCTACCGCGCCGAACTGCTGCGACGCCTTGAGGCCGCGGCGCAGGGGCCCGCCGTCACCGACGTCGAGGAGTACGCCCTCGGCACCGCGTGCGTGGCCGTGCCCGTCCGCCAGGGCGACACCATCGGCGCGCTCGGCATATCGGTGCGGGCCGGCCGCACCGACCGCCTCGAAGGTGCCGTGACGCGGCTGGTCGCCACCGCGGAGCGGGTGTCCCGGGGACTCTCGCTCACCATCTGA